One genomic window of Roseateles sp. DAIF2 includes the following:
- a CDS encoding sulfatase-like hydrolase/transferase: protein MPMSQQARPNILFILADDLGWADLGVYGQQDYATPHLDQLAAGGLRFTQAYANSAVCSATRFALMTGRYQYRLPGGLEEPIPTATGPRGPIGLPPEHPTLPSLLRDAGYDTALIGKWHLGPLPEFGPLKSGYQRFFGNYGGVIDYFTHKPGVGAQVPRDLYEGELPVERVGYYTQILADEAEAYLGDPARRAAPFFLSLHFTAPHWPWEGPQDEAVSKQLTSLFHYDGGTQATYGRMVQALDRAVGQVLATLAAQGLADNTLVVFSSDNGGERFSKTWPFTGQKTELLEGGLRVPTLLRWPARLAPAQVSEQVIATMDWLPTLLAAAGLEPHPDYPSDGENLLPLLDGAAPARERRLFWRYKAHGQRALREGRWKYLKINEQEFLFDLEADPRERANLKTREPALFERLRQDWLDWDADMLPIGAEVFTHGLSPAVQADRYRPQELAPRPVSTNGP, encoded by the coding sequence ATGCCGATGAGCCAGCAGGCCCGCCCCAACATCCTTTTCATCCTGGCCGACGATCTCGGCTGGGCCGACCTCGGCGTCTACGGCCAGCAGGACTACGCGACCCCGCACCTGGACCAGCTGGCCGCCGGCGGGCTGCGCTTCACCCAGGCCTATGCCAATTCGGCGGTCTGCTCGGCCACCCGCTTCGCGTTGATGACCGGGCGCTACCAGTACCGCCTGCCCGGCGGGCTGGAGGAGCCGATCCCGACCGCCACCGGCCCGCGTGGGCCGATCGGCTTGCCGCCCGAACATCCCACCCTGCCCTCGCTGCTGCGCGATGCCGGCTACGACACCGCGCTGATCGGCAAATGGCATCTGGGCCCGCTGCCGGAGTTCGGCCCGCTGAAGAGCGGCTACCAGCGCTTCTTCGGCAACTACGGCGGCGTGATCGACTACTTCACCCACAAGCCGGGCGTCGGCGCCCAGGTGCCGCGCGACCTCTACGAGGGCGAGCTGCCCGTCGAGCGGGTCGGCTACTACACCCAGATCCTGGCAGACGAGGCCGAGGCCTATCTGGGCGACCCGGCGCGCCGCGCGGCGCCCTTCTTCCTGTCGCTGCACTTCACCGCGCCGCACTGGCCCTGGGAGGGGCCCCAGGACGAGGCGGTGTCGAAGCAATTGACCAGCCTGTTCCACTACGACGGCGGCACCCAGGCCACCTATGGCCGCATGGTGCAGGCGCTGGACCGCGCGGTCGGCCAGGTGCTGGCCACCCTGGCCGCGCAGGGCCTGGCGGACAACACCCTGGTCGTCTTCAGCAGCGACAACGGCGGCGAACGCTTCAGCAAGACCTGGCCCTTCACCGGCCAGAAGACCGAGCTGCTGGAGGGCGGCCTGCGCGTGCCGACCCTGCTGCGCTGGCCGGCGCGCCTCGCGCCAGCGCAGGTCAGCGAGCAGGTGATCGCGACGATGGACTGGCTGCCGACCCTGCTGGCCGCCGCCGGCCTCGAGCCGCATCCGGACTACCCGAGCGATGGCGAGAACCTGCTGCCGCTGCTGGACGGCGCGGCGCCGGCGCGCGAGCGACGCCTGTTCTGGCGCTACAAGGCCCATGGCCAGCGCGCGCTGCGCGAGGGGCGCTGGAAATACCTGAAGATCAACGAGCAGGAGTTCCTGTTCGACCTCGAGGCCGACCCGCGCGAACGCGCCAACCTGAAGACCCGCGAGCCGGCCCTGTTCGAACGCCTGCGCCAAGACTGGCTGGACTGGGACGCCGACATGCTGCCGATCGGCGCCGAGGTCTTCACCCATGGCCTGAGCCCGGCGGTGCAGGCGGACCGCTACCGCCCGCAGGAGCTGGCGCCGCGGCCGGTCAGTACAAACGGACCGTGA